Proteins co-encoded in one Balneolaceae bacterium genomic window:
- a CDS encoding metallophosphoesterase, whose protein sequence is MPWPLRMVLYASILLILFLTYFGFRYFRSLSVVEIESLWIFKSIFILLVILFVAFPVTGLIQFYFQSTFSVDNYPQFMIYLFWFGFVFSGVMLNWLILHDILLPVFTKFSSAGTDYLRLRFAQAFLTLAVFTLVFTAAKMVWDTNRMVVENITYEISGDSNNLLQTPLKVVHITDLHADVFTTAEKMDRYIQLVNEAAPDLVIFTGDLITEGIGHVQEGADALQKINSTYGVYAVIGDHDYWAGPDHIVEALESRGIHVLENESIQLNHEGIPINIAGVTEIYSYNLERNELKKLINETPNSGIKIVSSHQASDRLIEFSKNSRTDLLLSGHTHGGQLRIPVFFYPFTAVRSETPYVKGHWLLGDMLLNVNSGLGFTLSPVRYNAPAQVSVITVQ, encoded by the coding sequence ATGCCCTGGCCATTGCGAATGGTGCTGTACGCCAGCATCCTCTTAATTTTGTTCCTTACATATTTTGGATTTCGATATTTCCGGAGTTTATCGGTCGTAGAGATTGAATCCTTGTGGATATTTAAGTCGATATTTATTCTTTTGGTTATTCTGTTTGTTGCTTTCCCGGTTACCGGTCTTATTCAATTCTATTTTCAGAGTACATTCTCGGTTGATAATTACCCCCAATTTATGATCTACCTGTTCTGGTTTGGATTCGTTTTTTCCGGCGTGATGTTAAATTGGTTAATTCTCCATGATATTTTACTCCCTGTATTTACAAAATTCTCGAGTGCAGGCACTGATTATCTAAGATTACGATTTGCGCAGGCGTTTTTGACATTGGCAGTTTTTACATTAGTGTTTACGGCAGCAAAAATGGTTTGGGATACGAACAGAATGGTCGTTGAAAACATCACCTATGAAATTTCCGGGGATAGCAATAATCTGCTTCAGACACCTTTAAAGGTTGTACATATCACAGACCTCCATGCAGATGTCTTTACAACGGCAGAAAAAATGGATCGATATATTCAGTTGGTAAATGAGGCAGCCCCTGACTTGGTAATTTTTACAGGAGATCTGATTACAGAAGGAATTGGTCATGTTCAGGAGGGGGCTGATGCGCTTCAGAAAATAAATTCTACCTATGGAGTCTATGCTGTTATTGGCGATCATGATTACTGGGCCGGGCCGGATCATATTGTGGAGGCGCTTGAATCTCGTGGAATACACGTGTTAGAAAATGAATCGATTCAGCTTAATCACGAGGGTATTCCGATAAACATCGCAGGTGTCACTGAAATTTACAGTTACAATCTTGAAAGAAATGAACTTAAAAAATTGATAAATGAAACGCCGAACAGTGGAATTAAAATTGTATCAAGTCACCAGGCGTCTGACCGATTAATTGAGTTTTCTAAAAATAGCAGGACGGATCTTTTACTGTCAGGACATACGCATGGGGGACAACTTCGAATTCCCGTTTTTTTCTATCCATTTACAGCTGTTCGGTCCGAAACCCCATATGTGAAAGGCCATTGGTTGCTTGGAGATATGCTTCTGAATGTAAACAGCGGACTTGGTTTTACACTTTCCCCGGTTCGATATAACGCGCCAGCTCAGGTTTCTGTGATTACAGTTCAGTGA
- the infC gene encoding translation initiation factor IF-3 → MARRRPTRRRRNDDRPNINDEIRSSKVRLIRPDEEHEVVSIDRALEVAASYDLDLVEVAPNAKPPVCKVIDFGKFMYEKKKKEKEAKKKQHTIQVKELRFRPTTDDHDLEFKTRHAREFLEGGDKVKATVQFRGRDMLYTEQGEELLENLAEELDDVGKIESKPTMEGRRMIMIIAPDKS, encoded by the coding sequence ATCGCAAGAAGACGACCCACAAGAAGAAGGCGGAATGACGACCGGCCGAATATTAATGACGAAATTCGTTCGTCAAAAGTACGGTTAATCCGTCCAGATGAAGAACATGAAGTTGTATCGATTGATCGTGCATTAGAGGTCGCTGCATCATATGATTTGGATTTGGTAGAGGTTGCTCCAAACGCTAAACCACCGGTTTGCAAAGTCATTGATTTTGGCAAATTTATGTACGAGAAGAAAAAGAAAGAGAAAGAAGCGAAAAAGAAGCAGCACACCATTCAGGTGAAAGAGCTTCGGTTTCGACCCACTACGGACGATCACGACCTGGAATTTAAAACACGCCATGCCAGAGAGTTTTTAGAAGGTGGCGATAAGGTTAAAGCTACGGTACAGTTCAGGGGACGAGATATGCTTTATACTGAGCAGGGAGAAGAATTATTAGAAAACCTTGCAGAAGAACTTGATGATGTTGGAAAAATTGAATCTAAGCCTACAATGGAGGGACGGCGGATGATTATGATTATCGCCCCTGATAAGAGTTAA
- a CDS encoding helix-turn-helix transcriptional regulator → MDIKSKIGNKIRKLRHQRNLSQEQFANHCGLDRTYIAGIEQGKRNVSIVNLEKIAKAFEISLSELFKDL, encoded by the coding sequence ATGGATATTAAAAGTAAAATCGGAAATAAAATAAGGAAGCTGAGACATCAGCGGAATTTAAGTCAGGAACAGTTTGCAAATCACTGTGGATTAGATAGAACATATATCGCTGGCATTGAACAGGGGAAAAGAAACGTGTCGATTGTTAATCTTGAAAAAATAGCAAAAGCTTTCGAAATATCATTGAGTGAATTATTTAAGGATTTATGA
- a CDS encoding MjaI family restriction endonuclease, with translation MSTKVKIYNDEIKDVVIGEVPDFPKYTTQILNLANQNSQGTRPKVVGQMSDLIQEFDGRTIDEWVEWYEERHPDARDKASDKVEDMVDKLKDAIQKIDREMIETWVKDLVLYKTFIGLRFQEAILKKVADIKEMDYRLATKEEESQGIDGYIGYIPVSIKPHTYRSKASLVEEITVQIIYYEKKKGGITIEFDF, from the coding sequence ATGAGTACAAAAGTTAAGATATACAATGATGAGATTAAGGATGTAGTAATTGGAGAGGTTCCTGACTTTCCTAAGTACACAACACAAATATTAAACTTAGCAAATCAAAATTCTCAAGGTACCAGGCCCAAAGTAGTGGGACAAATGAGTGATCTTATTCAGGAATTTGATGGCAGAACAATTGATGAATGGGTCGAATGGTATGAGGAGCGACATCCTGATGCAAGGGATAAAGCCAGTGATAAAGTTGAGGATATGGTTGATAAACTCAAAGACGCGATTCAAAAAATTGATCGTGAGATGATTGAAACTTGGGTCAAAGATTTAGTTTTATATAAAACATTCATTGGTCTTCGCTTTCAGGAAGCTATTTTAAAGAAAGTAGCTGACATCAAAGAAATGGATTATCGACTTGCTACCAAAGAGGAAGAAAGTCAGGGAATTGATGGGTATATCGGATACATTCCGGTGAGCATTAAGCCACATACGTACAGATCAAAAGCAAGTCTCGTGGAAGAAATCACCGTTCAGATTATCTACTATGAAAAGAAGAAGGGCGGTATCACGATTGAATTCGATTTTTGA
- the rpmI gene encoding 50S ribosomal protein L35: MPKMKTNSGAKKRFKKTGSGKIKRKKAFKSHILTKKSSKRKNKLGKSTLVHKADKKSIEKLIPYS; encoded by the coding sequence ATGCCAAAAATGAAAACAAACAGTGGTGCGAAGAAGCGTTTTAAAAAAACCGGAAGCGGTAAAATTAAGCGCAAAAAAGCATTTAAAAGCCACATTCTTACAAAAAAATCTAGCAAAAGGAAGAACAAACTTGGAAAAAGCACATTGGTTCACAAAGCCGATAAAAAATCCATCGAAAAATTGATTCCTTATAGCTAA
- a CDS encoding site-specific DNA-methyltransferase — protein sequence MVEKSTHRIHFKNADNLSEVEDNSVSLVVTSPPYPMIEMWDESFSSQNNDIANTLETGKPEHAFELMHQILDEVWKECSRVLCDGGVACINIGDATRTIDKKFQLFSNHARIISSFVELGFSNLPNIIWRKQTNAPNKFMGSGMYPPGAYITLEHEFILVFRNGNKREFSAKEKQNRRESAYFWEERNNWFSDLWELKGTTQVLSENGARDRSGAYPFEIPYRLINMFSVKGDTILDPFIGTGTTSLAAIASGRNSIGYELESEFSSIIEQTLLSESNLELINNTIRKRILNHKEFVNQRIEEKGIESVKHYNEWFDFPVMTRQEKDLTLQFVENILKADDDVFNATYVQEALMDYQGSHTLFSQV from the coding sequence ATGGTTGAAAAAAGCACTCATAGAATTCATTTTAAGAATGCCGATAACCTTTCAGAAGTAGAGGATAATTCTGTTTCATTGGTTGTAACATCTCCTCCTTATCCTATGATTGAAATGTGGGATGAGAGTTTTTCTTCTCAAAACAATGATATTGCCAATACATTAGAAACAGGCAAACCTGAGCACGCTTTTGAACTTATGCACCAAATTTTAGATGAAGTCTGGAAAGAGTGTTCCCGGGTTTTGTGTGATGGTGGAGTAGCATGTATCAATATCGGAGATGCAACTCGCACGATCGATAAGAAATTTCAGCTTTTTTCAAATCATGCAAGAATTATTTCTTCATTTGTTGAACTTGGTTTTTCTAATCTTCCAAATATCATTTGGCGCAAACAGACCAATGCACCTAACAAATTTATGGGTTCGGGTATGTATCCGCCCGGTGCATATATTACGCTTGAGCATGAATTTATTTTGGTCTTCAGAAACGGGAACAAGCGAGAGTTTTCAGCAAAAGAAAAACAGAATCGTAGAGAAAGTGCCTACTTTTGGGAAGAGCGTAATAACTGGTTTTCAGATTTGTGGGAATTAAAAGGAACTACTCAGGTGCTGTCTGAAAACGGAGCAAGGGACAGAAGCGGTGCTTACCCATTTGAAATTCCTTACCGGCTCATCAACATGTTTTCTGTTAAAGGAGATACCATACTTGATCCGTTTATTGGAACCGGAACAACTTCCCTTGCCGCCATTGCATCAGGCCGTAACAGCATTGGATATGAATTGGAATCTGAGTTTTCATCAATTATTGAACAAACTTTGTTATCAGAATCAAATCTGGAATTGATCAATAACACTATTCGCAAGCGTATTCTCAATCATAAAGAATTCGTCAATCAGCGAATTGAAGAAAAAGGCATTGAAAGTGTTAAGCATTATAATGAATGGTTTGATTTTCCTGTCATGACAAGACAAGAAAAAGATCTAACGCTTCAGTTTGTTGAGAATATTCTAAAAGCAGATGATGACGTTTTCAACGCAACCTATGTTCAGGAAGCTCTAATGGATTATCAGGGTTCTCATACTCTTTTTTCGCAAGTATAG
- a CDS encoding Gfo/Idh/MocA family oxidoreductase has translation MRNLNVGIVGLGWVAGAHIETFKNVTGANVTAVCSRRNLDENQLEKQYGIPLKVYNNFDDMIGDPSLDIIDICTEHPLHPEQAIAAARAGKHLIIEKPIALNYEDAKSVGEAIREAGVQACVCFEVRFSGQGMAIRSMIDEGLLGDLHYGEVDYYHGIGPWYNQYKWNIKKEEGGSSLLTAGCHALDLLLWYMDGDVEEVTSYSNQSKSPHFTPYEYDTTSVTLLKFKNGRIGKVASVIDALQPYYFHIHLTGSEGSVLDDQFYSSKLKGTTKDRWSRIATPLIDSGDVDDHPYQPQFQEFVESIKRNEPMKLTDFETAFYTHKVAYAADLSAETGRPVKLSDLDS, from the coding sequence ATGAGAAATTTAAATGTTGGTATTGTTGGCCTCGGCTGGGTGGCCGGCGCTCACATCGAAACGTTCAAGAATGTTACAGGAGCAAATGTCACGGCCGTTTGTTCGCGAAGAAACCTGGATGAAAACCAACTGGAAAAGCAGTATGGAATACCTTTAAAGGTATACAATAATTTTGATGATATGATCGGGGATCCTTCGCTTGACATTATTGACATTTGTACGGAACACCCGCTACACCCCGAACAGGCCATTGCGGCGGCGAGGGCAGGTAAGCACCTGATTATCGAAAAGCCGATTGCCTTAAACTATGAAGATGCAAAATCGGTCGGTGAAGCCATTCGTGAAGCCGGCGTTCAGGCGTGTGTATGCTTTGAAGTCAGGTTCAGTGGCCAGGGAATGGCAATTCGTTCCATGATTGATGAAGGCTTGTTGGGCGATCTCCATTATGGCGAAGTGGATTATTATCACGGTATTGGTCCCTGGTACAATCAGTACAAATGGAATATCAAAAAGGAAGAAGGCGGAAGCAGTCTGCTCACCGCCGGATGCCATGCACTCGACCTCTTGCTCTGGTACATGGACGGTGACGTTGAAGAAGTAACAAGTTATAGCAATCAATCCAAAAGCCCGCATTTTACACCATATGAGTATGACACGACATCTGTAACACTGCTGAAGTTTAAAAACGGCCGAATTGGCAAGGTTGCATCAGTAATTGATGCTCTACAACCGTATTATTTCCATATTCACCTGACCGGGAGTGAAGGGAGCGTGCTTGACGATCAGTTTTACAGTTCAAAGCTCAAGGGAACGACTAAAGACCGCTGGAGCCGGATAGCCACGCCGCTGATCGATTCTGGTGATGTGGATGACCATCCCTATCAACCACAATTCCAGGAATTTGTTGAAAGCATCAAAAGGAATGAACCAATGAAACTGACGGACTTCGAAACGGCCTTTTATACTCATAAAGTTGCATACGCAGCGGATTTATCGGCCGAAACCGGACGCCCCGTAAAACTTTCCGATTTGGATTCATAG
- the rplT gene encoding 50S ribosomal protein L20, which yields MPRSRNLVASRRRRRKILKQAKGYWGRRKNVYTVAKNAVEKGLQYQYRDRKVRKRSFRRLWITRINAAARLNGTTYAKLIHGLKENDINLNRKMLADIAVRDPDTFSEIVKEAGQ from the coding sequence ATGCCACGATCACGAAATCTGGTGGCTTCCCGTCGCCGTCGCCGAAAAATTTTAAAACAGGCGAAAGGTTACTGGGGCAGAAGAAAAAACGTTTATACCGTTGCTAAAAACGCGGTTGAAAAAGGCCTGCAATATCAATATCGAGACCGAAAGGTTCGAAAACGATCATTCCGGCGTCTTTGGATTACACGTATTAACGCTGCTGCCCGATTGAACGGAACCACCTATGCCAAGCTAATTCATGGCTTAAAAGAAAACGACATCAATCTCAATCGGAAAATGCTTGCAGATATTGCAGTACGAGATCCGGACACATTTTCTGAAATTGTAAAAGAGGCCGGACAGTAA
- the thrS gene encoding threonine--tRNA ligase has product MSEDLITLTFPDGAEKEYPKGTTGYEVAESISKGLARNALSITLGDEIMDLDQPIERDDTININTWDTEDGQYTFWHSSAHLLAEAIQELYPNAKFGIGPPIEDGFYYDIDFGEESFGQDQLEEVENKMIELARKRSDFEKRNVSKEDALTFYKKKGNEYKIDLIEDLEDGNITFYQQGDFVDLCRGPHLPDTSPIKAVKLTKLAGAYWRGDSDSEQLTRIYGITFPKQKLLDQYLERIEEARKRDHKKLGKELGIYMMDNLVGSGLPLWLPNGTLLRRTLEAFLRDEQKKRGYQEVITPHIANVDLYRKSGHYPYYQDSQFNPMEVDNDEYMLKPMNCPHHHRIYSNELRSYRDLPVRLAEFGTVYRYEQSGELNGLSRVRGFTQDDAHIYCMHEQLKDEIKHVIELTQFVFNTFGMPVDIRLSYRDDNDEKYGGNTEYWERAQKEIKEVADEMELDYKIAEGEASFYGPKIDFIIRDAIGRKWQLGTVQVDYVMPERFDLTYVGSDNEKHRPVIIHRAPFGSMERFVSILIEHFAGDFPLWLAPKQVEILPISDDYLDYANHCAQKFKDLGLRVHVDSRAEKVGSKIRDAETSKIPYMVIVGSQEEDDKTVSVRRHKMGDIGTFPLNDFLNTVEEEVEEKKLPPTQESD; this is encoded by the coding sequence ATGTCAGAAGATTTAATTACGCTCACCTTTCCAGACGGTGCTGAAAAAGAATATCCCAAAGGAACCACCGGTTACGAAGTTGCAGAAAGTATTTCTAAAGGTCTCGCCCGCAATGCTTTAAGTATTACACTTGGAGATGAAATAATGGACCTGGATCAACCCATTGAACGGGACGATACCATCAATATTAATACCTGGGATACGGAGGATGGTCAATATACATTCTGGCATTCATCCGCGCACTTGCTGGCGGAAGCGATCCAGGAGCTCTACCCGAATGCAAAATTCGGAATAGGCCCGCCGATAGAAGATGGATTTTATTACGATATCGATTTTGGCGAGGAATCATTTGGACAGGATCAGCTTGAGGAAGTTGAAAATAAAATGATTGAGCTGGCCCGAAAGAGATCAGACTTTGAGAAACGCAATGTATCCAAAGAAGATGCTCTTACTTTCTACAAGAAGAAAGGAAATGAGTATAAGATTGATCTGATTGAAGATCTTGAGGATGGCAATATTACATTCTATCAGCAGGGAGATTTTGTAGATCTCTGCCGCGGGCCGCATCTGCCGGACACCTCCCCTATCAAGGCGGTTAAACTGACCAAGCTGGCAGGTGCATATTGGCGGGGTGATTCCGACAGTGAGCAGCTGACCCGCATCTATGGAATCACATTTCCAAAACAAAAATTGCTGGATCAATACCTCGAACGAATTGAGGAAGCCAGGAAACGGGATCACAAAAAACTGGGCAAAGAACTTGGCATCTATATGATGGACAATTTGGTTGGGTCCGGCCTCCCACTTTGGCTGCCCAATGGAACCTTGTTGCGAAGAACCCTTGAAGCATTTTTAAGAGATGAACAGAAAAAGCGCGGTTACCAGGAAGTAATTACACCGCATATTGCCAATGTTGATCTGTACCGGAAATCGGGACACTATCCCTATTATCAAGACTCCCAGTTCAACCCGATGGAGGTGGACAATGATGAGTATATGCTCAAACCGATGAACTGTCCGCACCACCATCGTATCTATTCAAATGAATTGAGAAGTTACCGGGATCTGCCGGTTCGGCTGGCAGAATTTGGTACGGTGTATCGCTATGAGCAGTCCGGCGAATTGAATGGTCTTTCACGTGTCAGAGGATTTACCCAGGATGACGCCCATATCTATTGCATGCACGAACAGCTGAAGGATGAAATTAAACATGTTATTGAGCTGACTCAATTTGTATTTAACACATTTGGAATGCCCGTTGATATCCGACTCTCCTACCGGGATGATAACGATGAAAAATATGGTGGCAATACTGAATATTGGGAACGTGCTCAAAAAGAGATTAAAGAGGTTGCCGATGAAATGGAACTGGATTATAAAATTGCGGAAGGCGAAGCCAGTTTTTATGGCCCCAAGATCGATTTTATTATTCGGGATGCCATCGGCAGGAAATGGCAGCTCGGAACTGTTCAGGTTGATTATGTGATGCCTGAGCGTTTTGACCTGACGTATGTAGGTTCCGATAATGAGAAACACAGACCGGTAATTATTCATCGGGCACCGTTCGGATCCATGGAACGATTTGTAAGTATATTAATTGAGCACTTTGCCGGAGACTTCCCGCTTTGGCTGGCTCCTAAACAGGTTGAAATTCTACCGATATCAGATGATTACCTGGATTATGCGAATCATTGTGCTCAAAAATTCAAAGATCTTGGACTTAGAGTTCATGTCGATTCACGAGCTGAAAAAGTTGGGTCTAAAATCCGGGATGCCGAAACCAGTAAAATTCCTTATATGGTGATTGTTGGTTCACAAGAAGAGGATGATAAAACTGTTTCGGTGCGACGGCATAAAATGGGTGATATTGGAACGTTTCCTTTGAATGATTTTTTAAATACTGTAGAGGAAGAAGTTGAGGAAAAAAAACTGCCTCCAACACAAGAATCAGATTAA
- a CDS encoding PIG-L family deacetylase, with product MSKKSTNNNSILAIVAHPDDAEFLCAGTLSLLYQKGWQVHMATMTAGDCGSRKLPPEEISRIRKAEARKAADIIDAGYQCLGSKDLFIMYDRPTLLNVIKQIRRVKPAIVLTMSPSCYMVDHETTSKLVQSACFAAGVVNINTDPVSPYFHVPHLYYMDPMEGKDKFGTSIKPGFVVDITPVIDIKEKMLACHASQRTWLQEHHGMDEYMETMKQLSTERGNLGDVRYGEGFRQHLGHGYPQDNLLQKVLGNAVKSVKQKS from the coding sequence ATGTCTAAAAAAAGTACAAATAACAACTCTATACTGGCCATCGTAGCACACCCCGATGATGCCGAATTTTTATGCGCGGGTACATTATCACTGCTATATCAAAAGGGGTGGCAGGTTCACATGGCCACAATGACTGCAGGCGATTGTGGGTCGCGGAAACTACCACCCGAAGAAATCAGTCGCATCCGAAAGGCCGAAGCCCGCAAAGCTGCCGATATTATTGATGCAGGATACCAATGTTTGGGAAGCAAGGATCTGTTCATTATGTATGATCGGCCGACTTTGTTAAACGTTATCAAACAGATCCGCCGGGTAAAACCTGCAATTGTTCTGACCATGAGTCCGTCATGTTATATGGTGGATCATGAAACAACAAGTAAACTTGTTCAATCTGCCTGTTTCGCTGCCGGGGTGGTGAATATCAACACGGATCCCGTTTCGCCTTATTTCCATGTTCCGCATCTATATTATATGGATCCGATGGAAGGCAAAGATAAATTCGGAACCTCCATAAAACCGGGTTTTGTCGTGGATATCACACCGGTCATTGATATCAAGGAAAAGATGCTGGCGTGTCACGCAAGCCAGCGGACATGGCTGCAGGAGCACCACGGGATGGATGAGTATATGGAAACTATGAAACAGTTATCAACTGAGCGGGGGAACCTGGGGGATGTGAGGTACGGGGAGGGTTTCAGGCAGCATCTTGGCCACGGCTATCCGCAGGACAATCTTCTTCAAAAAGTGCTGGGAAATGCCGTAAAATCAGTCAAACAAAAATCATAA
- a CDS encoding amidohydrolase family protein, whose product MIRSETILRLCFLVPLFGFIFTCSVSAQNEAEITVYRGATLFDGSGSDPIENSIIVIEGDRIDCVGTLSDCDIPDDSNMIDLSGKFITPGLIDAHVHFFQTGFFDSRPDALDITGTYPFAEVAAYQKLNPQRYYDAYLCSGITGVYDVGGFSWSIDFQEQAEENPSAPHVAAAGPLITPALNAPFDLPSDKVLVNLSSAEVGIKTVQYLSALGSTGIKFWQLAADNEQYMERVEATADEIRRQDNQMIAHATSLNQAKAALRNGTKLLVHSVSDTEIDDEFIELAKLHETFYNPTLIVSSGYRMAYQAAAGIEPLEIDDPKGCVDQKTRRLIETASQFKDHARFSPAFMENLEKFDRQLHRVNQTDVKNLMTVYEADIPIVVGTDAGNPGTLHGISIFDEMEAMQEAGIPANDIIVMATQNGAKAMQRFEDFGTLEAGKFANIVILDEDPSKDISNMRSRTHVVMKGKLLEIGDL is encoded by the coding sequence ATGATCAGATCTGAAACGATTCTTCGCTTATGTTTTCTTGTCCCACTGTTTGGATTCATTTTTACTTGTAGTGTATCAGCCCAGAACGAAGCTGAAATAACTGTTTATCGGGGTGCGACCCTCTTTGATGGCAGTGGCTCCGATCCAATCGAAAACAGTATTATTGTAATTGAGGGAGATAGAATTGACTGCGTTGGTACCTTATCCGATTGTGATATTCCCGATGATAGTAACATGATAGATTTGAGCGGTAAATTTATCACTCCCGGCCTTATTGATGCTCATGTTCACTTCTTCCAAACCGGATTTTTCGACAGCCGCCCGGATGCACTGGATATTACTGGTACCTACCCGTTTGCTGAGGTTGCAGCCTATCAAAAACTGAATCCGCAGCGGTATTATGATGCTTATCTCTGTTCGGGTATAACGGGAGTGTATGATGTTGGCGGTTTCTCATGGTCCATCGATTTTCAGGAGCAAGCGGAGGAAAATCCCAGCGCACCCCATGTCGCTGCCGCCGGTCCGTTGATTACACCCGCACTGAATGCTCCATTTGATTTGCCATCTGATAAGGTGCTTGTGAATTTAAGCAGTGCTGAAGTTGGGATTAAAACCGTACAGTATTTAAGTGCTTTGGGTTCTACAGGAATAAAATTCTGGCAATTGGCTGCGGATAATGAACAATATATGGAAAGGGTAGAGGCTACTGCGGATGAAATCAGGCGCCAGGATAACCAGATGATTGCCCATGCCACTTCACTCAATCAGGCAAAGGCCGCACTTCGAAATGGTACAAAGTTGTTGGTCCATAGTGTGAGTGACACGGAAATAGATGATGAGTTTATCGAACTCGCAAAACTGCATGAAACCTTTTACAATCCTACTCTTATCGTCAGCAGTGGCTACCGAATGGCTTACCAGGCGGCGGCCGGGATTGAGCCGTTGGAGATTGATGATCCTAAGGGTTGTGTAGATCAAAAAACAAGGCGGTTAATAGAAACAGCTTCTCAATTTAAAGACCATGCGCGATTCAGCCCGGCTTTTATGGAAAATCTCGAAAAGTTCGATCGCCAGCTACACAGGGTGAATCAAACAGATGTAAAAAATTTAATGACTGTTTATGAAGCGGACATCCCCATTGTGGTTGGCACCGATGCCGGGAATCCGGGAACACTTCACGGGATCTCCATTTTTGATGAGATGGAAGCGATGCAAGAAGCAGGAATTCCTGCAAACGATATTATCGTGATGGCCACGCAAAATGGAGCCAAAGCGATGCAGCGATTTGAAGACTTTGGAACCCTTGAAGCCGGAAAATTTGCCAACATCGTTATTCTTGACGAAGATCCATCAAAAGATATTTCTAATATGAGATCCCGGACGCATGTTGTAATGAAGGGAAAATTGTTGGAGATAGGCGATCTATAA
- a CDS encoding NAD(P)-dependent alcohol dehydrogenase, protein MKAILLKEYGLPNDLEIGEAAKPVPNDNEVLVRIHSASINDWDWGLVRGKPFVIRLFFGLKKPRINIPGVDVSGKIEAVGSKVSSFNIGDEIYCDLSDCGCGGFAEYVCVPEKMLSKKPSNISFNDAAALPHAGTLALQGLVEKGKVKSGQHILINGAGGGVGTLGIQILKPYGVTVTGVDSAEKLDLMKSLGYDSVMDYKKTDFTDTGEKYDLILDTKSNRSVFKVARSLKKNGRYVTMGGSMYRLLETSLLGSLISLFTGKKLKVLIHEPNKGLERISDLVEKGQIKPVVDGPYGFDKIPELIQYFGEGKHLGKIVVEIEK, encoded by the coding sequence ATGAAAGCAATACTATTAAAGGAATACGGATTGCCGAATGATCTTGAGATTGGGGAAGCTGCAAAGCCGGTTCCCAATGACAATGAAGTTCTGGTGAGAATTCACTCAGCTTCCATCAATGATTGGGATTGGGGGTTGGTCAGGGGCAAACCATTTGTGATTCGTCTGTTTTTCGGCCTGAAAAAGCCAAGAATAAATATTCCAGGGGTAGACGTTTCCGGAAAAATCGAAGCGGTGGGCAGTAAAGTGAGTTCCTTTAACATCGGTGATGAGATATACTGCGATCTGTCGGATTGCGGATGTGGCGGATTTGCAGAATACGTTTGCGTACCGGAGAAAATGTTGTCCAAAAAACCTTCCAATATCAGTTTTAATGATGCAGCTGCACTGCCACATGCCGGCACACTTGCTCTTCAGGGACTTGTGGAGAAGGGAAAGGTGAAATCCGGACAGCATATCCTGATCAATGGTGCCGGAGGCGGTGTCGGAACCCTGGGCATTCAAATCCTGAAACCGTATGGGGTAACGGTAACCGGCGTTGACAGTGCCGAAAAACTTGATTTGATGAAATCGCTGGGATATGACAGCGTGATGGATTATAAAAAAACGGACTTTACCGATACCGGAGAAAAATACGACCTGATCCTTGATACAAAATCAAACAGGTCTGTATTTAAAGTTGCACGATCCCTCAAAAAAAATGGCAGGTATGTCACCATGGGAGGATCGATGTACAGATTGCTCGAAACATCTTTGTTGGGCTCGCTGATATCACTGTTTACCGGCAAAAAACTGAAGGTACTCATTCATGAGCCAAATAAAGGGTTAGAACGGATTTCGGACCTTGTGGAAAAGGGACAAATCAAACCTGTTGTGGATGGCCCCTATGGATTTGATAAAATCCCTGAGCTGATTCAATATTTCGGTGAGGGCAAGCATTTGGGAAAGATTGTCGTTGAAATTGAAAAATAA